In the genome of Pseudomonas sp. LBUM920, one region contains:
- a CDS encoding DUF523 and DUF1722 domain-containing protein, which translates to MSSTGKPKIAISACLLGENVRFNGGHKQSLLCSQTLADYFDFVPLCPEVAIGLGIPREPIRLVGDPAQPQAVGTVRRELNVTQPLDEYGQQMALEHTDLCGYIFMQKSPSCGLERVKVYRENGTPVDGGGRGIYAQAFCARHPNLPVEEDGRLNDPVLRENFLTRVFVYASWQQLLAEGLTRHRLLAFHSRYKYLLMAHSPVHYKSLGHLLGSMGKDTRLDELAAGYFSELMTGLKKCATRGTHTNVLQHISGYLKQAISADDKQEMQTVIGQYRTGIVPLVVPLTLLKHHFRQHPDRYIAQQAYLQPHPENLSLRNAI; encoded by the coding sequence ATGTCCAGCACTGGAAAACCGAAGATCGCCATCAGCGCGTGCCTGTTAGGCGAGAACGTGCGCTTCAATGGCGGACACAAACAATCCCTGCTGTGCAGCCAGACGCTCGCTGATTACTTCGACTTCGTGCCGCTGTGCCCTGAAGTTGCAATCGGCCTGGGCATCCCCCGCGAACCGATCCGCCTGGTGGGCGACCCGGCCCAGCCGCAGGCCGTCGGCACGGTGCGCCGTGAACTTAACGTTACGCAGCCACTGGACGAATACGGCCAGCAGATGGCGCTGGAACACACCGACCTGTGCGGCTACATCTTCATGCAGAAGTCGCCGTCGTGTGGCCTGGAACGGGTCAAGGTCTACCGTGAAAACGGCACACCTGTCGACGGCGGCGGGCGCGGCATCTACGCGCAGGCGTTCTGCGCACGCCACCCCAACCTGCCGGTGGAAGAAGACGGTCGGCTGAATGACCCGGTGTTGCGGGAGAACTTCCTGACCCGCGTCTTTGTGTACGCCAGCTGGCAACAACTGCTGGCCGAGGGCCTGACCCGCCACCGCCTGCTGGCATTTCACTCGCGCTACAAATACCTGCTGATGGCCCACAGCCCGGTGCATTACAAAAGCCTCGGCCACCTGCTGGGCAGCATGGGCAAGGACACCCGCCTCGACGAACTGGCCGCCGGCTATTTCAGCGAGCTGATGACCGGCCTGAAAAAATGCGCCACCCGCGGCACTCACACCAATGTGCTGCAACACATCAGCGGCTACCTCAAACAGGCCATCAGCGCCGACGACAAGCAGGAAATGCAAACCGTCATCGGCCAGTACCGTACCGGCATCGTACCGCTGGTGGTGCCATTGACCCTGCTCAAACACCACTTCCGCCAACACCCGGACCGTTACATCGCGCAGCAGGCCTACCTGCAACCGCACCCTGAAAACCTCAGCCTGCGTAATGCGATCTGA
- a CDS encoding TIGR02450 family Trp-rich protein, protein MNRINPAKLLLSKWTAARPRNKEKHFLVTELFRDEEGTVREIELQAVMTRRAERLAWQTLQNAEDWRIGWK, encoded by the coding sequence ATGAACCGCATCAATCCCGCCAAACTGCTGCTGTCGAAGTGGACAGCAGCTCGTCCTCGCAACAAGGAGAAACACTTCTTGGTCACAGAATTGTTCCGTGACGAGGAAGGCACTGTGCGGGAAATCGAGCTGCAAGCCGTCATGACTCGCCGTGCTGAACGCCTGGCCTGGCAAACGTTGCAAAATGCCGAAGACTGGCGAATTGGCTGGAAGTAG
- a CDS encoding NAD(P)/FAD-dependent oxidoreductase has product MTVPIAIIGTGIAGLSAARALRDAGHAVQLFDKSRGSGGRMSSKRSDAGALDMGAQYFTARDRRFVNEVQRWQSNGWAEQWKPQLYNFKSGQLTPSPDEQIRWVGTPRMSAITRALLDDLPVEFGCRITEVFQGKQHWNLLDADGGNHGPFSHVVIATPAPQATALLAAAPKLAGAAAGVKMDPTWAIALAFDKPLDTPMEGCFVQDSPLDWLARNRSKPGRDTTLDTWVLHATSAWSKAHLDLPKEAVIEHLHGAFAELLHSAMPAPSFSLAHRWLYARPSNAHEFGVLADADLGLYVCGDWCLSGRVEGAWLSGQEAARRLIEHLQ; this is encoded by the coding sequence ATGACTGTTCCCATCGCGATCATCGGCACCGGCATCGCCGGTCTCTCCGCCGCCCGAGCGTTAAGAGACGCGGGGCACGCTGTACAACTCTTCGATAAAAGCCGCGGCAGCGGCGGCCGCATGTCCAGCAAGCGCAGCGACGCCGGCGCGTTGGACATGGGTGCGCAATACTTCACAGCCCGCGACCGGCGCTTCGTCAACGAAGTGCAACGCTGGCAAAGCAACGGCTGGGCCGAGCAGTGGAAACCCCAGCTGTACAACTTCAAGTCCGGTCAGCTCACGCCCTCTCCCGACGAGCAAATCCGCTGGGTCGGTACGCCGCGCATGAGTGCTATCACCCGTGCGCTGCTGGATGATTTGCCGGTGGAATTCGGTTGCCGCATCACCGAAGTGTTCCAGGGCAAACAGCACTGGAACCTGCTGGACGCCGACGGCGGCAATCACGGCCCGTTCAGTCACGTCGTGATTGCCACGCCGGCGCCCCAGGCCACCGCGCTGCTCGCCGCCGCGCCGAAGCTGGCGGGTGCCGCTGCGGGTGTGAAAATGGACCCGACCTGGGCCATCGCGCTGGCTTTCGACAAACCTCTGGATACACCAATGGAAGGCTGTTTCGTCCAGGACAGCCCGCTTGACTGGCTCGCGCGCAACCGCAGCAAACCGGGGCGCGATACCACCCTCGACACGTGGGTGCTGCACGCCACCAGCGCGTGGAGCAAGGCGCACCTGGACTTGCCCAAAGAAGCCGTGATCGAACACCTGCACGGCGCCTTCGCAGAGCTGCTGCACAGTGCCATGCCCGCGCCTTCTTTCAGCCTGGCGCATCGCTGGCTGTACGCGCGACCCTCCAACGCGCATGAATTCGGGGTCCTGGCCGATGCTGACCTGGGCTTGTATGTGTGCGGCGACTGGTGCCTGTCCGGCCGGGTCGAAGGCGCTTGGCTCAGCGGCCAGGAAGCGGCGCGACGTTTGATCGAGCACCTGCAATGA
- a CDS encoding TIGR01777 family oxidoreductase, with protein MHILLTGGTGLIGRQLCQRWLAQGHRLTVWSREPDTVAKWCGAQVLGVGRLQDVIGSVDAVVNLAGAPIADRPWTKKRKALLWSSRISLTETLLAWMEGQAQKPQVLISGSAVGWYGDGGERELTEASGPVQDDFPSQLCIAWEETALRAEAMGIRVVLVRTGLVLAAKGGFLSRLLLPFKLALGGPIGDGRQWMPWVHIKDQIALIDFLLHKADASGPYNACAPHPVRNREFAKTLGQVLHRPAFMPMPAFALKVGLGELSGLLLGGQKAVPERLLAAGFTFQFTELHAALEDLSSRL; from the coding sequence ATGCATATTTTGCTGACCGGCGGTACCGGCTTGATCGGTCGCCAGCTGTGCCAACGCTGGCTTGCCCAAGGGCATCGCTTGACCGTTTGGAGCCGTGAACCGGACACCGTTGCCAAGTGGTGCGGTGCGCAAGTGTTGGGCGTTGGCCGCTTGCAAGACGTGATCGGCAGCGTGGATGCGGTGGTCAATCTGGCCGGCGCGCCCATTGCTGATCGGCCCTGGACCAAAAAGCGCAAGGCCTTGTTGTGGAGCAGCCGCATCAGTCTCACCGAAACGCTGTTGGCGTGGATGGAAGGCCAGGCGCAAAAACCGCAGGTGCTGATTTCCGGTTCGGCGGTCGGTTGGTACGGTGACGGCGGCGAGCGCGAATTGACCGAGGCCAGCGGCCCGGTGCAGGACGACTTCCCGAGCCAGCTGTGTATCGCCTGGGAAGAAACGGCTCTGCGCGCCGAAGCCATGGGCATCCGCGTGGTGCTGGTGCGCACCGGCCTCGTGCTGGCGGCGAAGGGCGGCTTTTTGTCGCGGCTGTTGCTGCCGTTCAAGCTGGCGCTGGGCGGGCCGATCGGCGATGGTCGGCAGTGGATGCCGTGGGTTCATATCAAAGATCAAATCGCCCTGATTGATTTTCTTCTGCACAAGGCGGACGCCAGCGGTCCTTATAATGCCTGCGCGCCACACCCGGTGCGCAACCGCGAATTCGCCAAGACCCTGGGCCAGGTGCTGCACCGTCCCGCGTTCATGCCGATGCCGGCGTTTGCATTGAAGGTCGGGCTGGGTGAGTTGTCCGGGTTGTTGCTCGGCGGGCAAAAAGCTGTGCCCGAACGGCTGTTGGCGGCCGGTTTCACTTTTCAGTTCACTGAGTTGCACGCGGCCCTGGAAGACTTGTCCAGCCGCCTCTAG
- the hemH gene encoding ferrochelatase, with protein sequence MTDHALLLVNLGSPASTSVADVRSYLNQFLMDPYVIDLPWPVRRLLVSLILIKRPEQSAHAYASIWWDEGSPLVVLSRRLQQQMTAQWTQGPVELAMRYGEPSLETTLTRLAAQGIKKVTLAPLYPQFADSTVTTVVEEAKRVVRDKKLNVQFSILQPFYDQPEYLEALVASARPYVEQDYDHLLLSFHGLPERHLKKLDPTGGHCFKDANCCQNASPEVLATCYRAQCFSVAREFAARMGLPDGKWSVAFQSRLGRAKWIEPYTEARLEALAQQGVKKLLVMCPAFVADCIETLEEIGDRGLEQFREAGGEELVLVPCLNDDPQWAAALNTLCERAPLAL encoded by the coding sequence ATGACGGATCACGCGTTGTTACTGGTCAACCTGGGTTCACCGGCCTCCACTTCGGTGGCCGATGTGCGCAGCTACCTCAATCAGTTCCTGATGGACCCTTACGTGATCGACCTGCCGTGGCCGGTGCGGCGGTTGCTGGTGTCGCTGATCCTGATCAAGCGCCCCGAGCAGTCGGCGCATGCCTACGCGTCGATCTGGTGGGACGAGGGTTCACCGCTGGTAGTCCTGAGTCGGCGTTTGCAGCAGCAAATGACCGCGCAGTGGACGCAGGGCCCGGTGGAGCTGGCGATGCGTTATGGCGAACCGTCGCTCGAAACGACGCTGACGCGCCTGGCCGCCCAGGGGATCAAGAAAGTCACCCTGGCGCCGTTGTACCCGCAGTTTGCCGACAGCACCGTGACCACCGTGGTTGAAGAAGCCAAACGTGTGGTGCGCGACAAAAAGCTCAACGTGCAGTTTTCGATCCTGCAGCCCTTTTACGATCAGCCGGAATACCTCGAGGCACTGGTTGCGAGCGCCCGGCCGTACGTCGAGCAGGATTACGATCATTTGCTCCTGAGTTTTCACGGCCTGCCCGAGCGTCATCTGAAAAAGCTCGACCCCACCGGCGGGCATTGTTTCAAGGATGCAAACTGCTGCCAGAACGCGTCGCCCGAGGTGCTTGCCACCTGCTATCGCGCGCAATGCTTCAGCGTTGCACGGGAATTTGCCGCGCGCATGGGCCTGCCGGATGGCAAGTGGTCGGTGGCATTCCAGTCGCGCCTGGGCCGGGCAAAATGGATCGAACCCTACACCGAAGCCCGCCTGGAAGCCCTGGCCCAGCAAGGCGTGAAAAAGCTGCTGGTGATGTGCCCGGCGTTTGTTGCCGATTGCATTGAGACGCTGGAAGAGATTGGGGATCGTGGGTTGGAGCAGTTCCGCGAAGCAGGCGGCGAGGAGTTGGTGTTGGTGCCGTGCCTCAATGATGACCCGCAGTGGGCTGCGGCGCTGAATACGTTGTGTGAAAGAGCGCCGCTGGCACTTTAA
- a CDS encoding DUF4198 domain-containing protein, whose amino-acid sequence MQALKSLAVLGLLCASQVSAHGLWTEQRRGNIEVIYGHGAEDNAFKAEKISGAWAYDASAKMIPVTVERLADHARLKPLKSPAVLAVALDNGMWSQTPDKKWINQGRSHVPGAIASTQTFKYSLAIYQPGAKLPKLDQIKLLILPEVDPLTVGPGRSLPVRVLLDGKPAAGIKLVGDYRNAPNTLSTETGKDGRAQVLVRNEGLNVIAAQVEIPLKDNADVATRGLFSSLTFLGEPHHE is encoded by the coding sequence ATGCAAGCCTTAAAATCCCTGGCCGTGCTCGGCCTGCTGTGTGCCAGCCAAGTTTCTGCCCACGGCCTGTGGACCGAACAGCGGCGCGGCAATATCGAAGTGATCTACGGCCACGGCGCCGAGGACAACGCCTTCAAGGCCGAGAAAATCAGCGGCGCCTGGGCGTATGACGCCAGCGCCAAGATGATTCCGGTCACCGTAGAGCGCCTTGCCGACCACGCGCGCCTCAAGCCGCTCAAATCGCCCGCCGTTTTAGCCGTGGCGTTGGATAACGGCATGTGGTCGCAAACGCCGGACAAGAAGTGGATCAACCAGGGCCGCAGCCATGTGCCGGGGGCGATTGCATCGACCCAGACCTTCAAATACAGCCTGGCGATTTATCAGCCGGGGGCAAAGTTGCCGAAGCTGGATCAGATCAAGCTGCTGATCCTGCCTGAAGTGGACCCGCTGACGGTAGGACCTGGCCGGTCACTGCCGGTACGGGTGCTGTTGGATGGCAAGCCTGCGGCGGGGATCAAGCTGGTGGGCGACTATCGCAATGCGCCGAACACCTTGAGCACCGAGACCGGCAAAGATGGTCGCGCCCAGGTGCTGGTGCGTAACGAAGGGTTGAATGTGATCGCGGCGCAGGTGGAGATCCCGCTCAAGGACAATGCCGATGTGGCGACGCGCGGGCTGTTCAGTTCGCTGACGTTCCTGGGTGAACCGCATCACGAATAA